The genomic region gctccagttCGGCGTCATCACGCGGTCATGCCGTAAGATAGCCTTACTTTTGATTGTcctgacaaacggaaggaattatctctcccgtggacggcgggattatagccggtcctaaaggacgagccccttcataggagttcggacagagtcggtacgcctctgattacgagtaagggaacaaattgttcgactttGCGTAGAAGGATATACTCCGACTCGCAtaccgaaagaaaaagaagaagaaattgtTTGTAATCAAAGCGTCAAAGTAGGCTTTGTCTTAAAATTGCATCCAACAGTTTAACATATAGGCAATCAAAATAGACCAttgcttatttttaaacatggtTAAAGATTAAGAAAGTTCGTATGCGATTCCGCCTATAGTGTTGTGTCTCCTCGAACAAGTGGTCAGCGTGTCCTTTCGATTGCGTCAGTAGTAAGGGATTTTGCTCAGAAATTTAACGTGATTTATCCAATTGATTTTTATAGCTCCCAGTGGAAGCATGTACATCATGCTACGACGGCCGCTAAAAGCTGCAGTTGGAAAGTTTTCTACTATAAATCTGATGGCCCGTTGCTGGTTCAGGATACCATCTTCAGTATGCGAAGGGCAAATGAAAACAGCACTGGAACCGCCTCGACTATTGCCACCagcaacaccattttgcagtGTTCGACGATGGTCCAGCTCCGGGATAAATCCTGACGCCACATCCCTGATCGATTCGGTCACTTATGAAACCGTCTGCTCGGACACGCTCGAATCCTTGTGCGATTACTTCGAGGAGGTGATAGAGGAAACAGCGGTTCTAAAACATGCAGACGTCACATACGGAGTAATCCACCGCGCATACTAGAAAGCATCTTTCGACGATCTTTGACTATACCGTTtgctatctttttttttttgtaggatGGTGTGTTTACCGTGAATTTTGGCCCACCGCACGGAACGTACGTAATAAATCGACAATCGCCCAACCGCCAGATCTGGCTCAGTTCGCCGACGAGCGGACCCAAGCGGTACGACTTTGTGCCGAACAAACGGACCATCAACGAGGGCTACTGGTTGTATCGTCACGACGGTGTGACACTGCATCAGCTGCTACAGCAGGAAATAAGCGTCATCGCGGGTCGAAAGCTAGATTTCTTGGCCCTACCACACAGCCAGCCACCAAAAGCTGCTTGATGTGATGTAATGTAAGTATGAGCCAGAAGGCTTCTTTCTGTTAGCAAACCTCGTTCCTATGTTCTAGAGCAGAgttgtcaaacatgcggcccgcaagaacgtTGAATGCGGGCCGCGACCCCAATGCATGGAAGTTTTTAGtattggctttcgtttgaatgcattttttttgtgaacgTGGTTTCACGAACTGTGAATTTAATTCTAGCAAAAGGACAGAACCACCGTAAACTTCAACCAATTTCTACAAGAAAGTCATGCTCACCATTGATCCACACCATTCCGACATATATCATGGATATGAGCAAGGGTAAAATACAGATTTTTCGAATAAATCTGATGTACTACAAGAGCTTTCGCAATGAAATTACAGATGTGTAGCAGTATTATAAAGATAGCTACGGCGTTAACTGTTATAATCAGCAACGTTTCAGCAACCTGTATTGCAGAGATCAAgagaatgttttttgaattgcTCAAACCTATCCATTACGTTGAGTTGAATTGCGGTAAGGCGAACAGAACAGATACATTATTTTTGattcatttgtaaaaaaatactcagAATAACAAGCTATTTCCCAAAAATCGGTATAATGTTTGCTTctgattgaattaaatttgaaatcatttgGTAAATGAGATGATTTGAAAGCGTGAATGTAAATATTTCACTTCTCCTTTGCTTTCATTGAAGTATTAAGGAGGACCAGAACCAACTTCTTCCCTAACACTCAATGCGAGGTTcccgtttctttttcattgtatttgttttcagatttgtttgatttttcgatCATCTGATATCGATTACGACAATTACaataagaaatttaaaaataaaaattacaaagaTAGTTTCAAACgtcaattaaaataatgtttgtatGTAATGTTTAACTAAAACTATCTATTATACGAAGTAAAAATTGTAATAACAAGATGATTTTACACACTCGAAAATACGATGGTTTTAATTTCAGCAAGTTTATTGTAAAATTTCATGAAGCAAATAGAGATTAagctttttattattatttcaagaAAATAACGACTTCACACAGATAGCCTGAACAACACTGTGCACGGTCACCTTTCATACTCCGGGGCAAGGGTAAGAAGTTGCCAGAACATCCCCCGCCCCCCTGTTTGAGGGGGACcaaggggaaaggaaaagccgCAATCTTCTCAGCTGAGATGAGAGACATCGGTTTCATTCGCCGACCGTCTGGATGCCGCGAGATCGCATCAAACACGTTTTTGTGCTAACCCAAAGCATGCCCATGCTCCCCCTGTTCTCCCCACCATTAGGTGCGGGTGAGGAGGGTGATGCGACCGAACGTCACCACATGTTTCCCGTCCCGACGCGAGCGACGATTGGCGGAgaagttattaaaaataaatctaaatcATTACCGGTCGGTAAATTTTCGCCTACCCCCgcggttttcttcttttttaatgGGAGCGATATTTAAATGTGCTCACATTCTCTCCGTATTCGCGTTCATCTCATCCCACCCATCTGGTGATGCCTTTGTTGTCTCGCGAATGTTTGACCAACTTTGCTCGCGAAACCGACACCACCCCATCGTTCTCTCAGCCGGTGATCGCGCGTCAGCATCCCGGCGAAGGATCGTCGATCCTCTTCGTTTCGTCGGCGATCGAGTTTGAACCTGCCCTTCAGAAACCGTCAGCTTGGGCGCGTGTAAACGCTACCCGATAAACGTCAGCTGTGAATGTCAAACCAGTCCGGCGATCGGCTTCTGCCGCGGAAAAGGTCATTCCAACGATCGCACTACTGTGTGATCCGTCTGGTTAACACATATGATGGGCGGCGTATGCGAGGGCGaccaaaaccaaatgaaaatgGCGCCTCCACGGCGATGAAATGCAAACGTCTCGGTTAGGCGAAAGTCGGAACAGCATCCGGTGGGCAGATGAATGAAATTGTGCAACACATGGACCGGCATGCTAGAGCGAAAGTGCTACGGCGCTGCGTGATCCACGGCAATTCAGGTCAAAGTCGATCGTTAATCATGTTCTTCGTGGTTGGTAGACAAACGGGAATGTTGATGAAGAATTatttgatagaaaaaagaaacgtgtCAGAAATGGCAACAGCAATGATTGTGCAGTTGGTAAGAGACAAACATTTGATAGATaggttgtaaaataaataaaaaataaaataaatcaccaCAATTTTCAAAAGTTAGAGAAGAAAGGTAAGAAAAGTTCACAAACAACTACAGCATA from Anopheles coustani chromosome 3, idAnoCousDA_361_x.2, whole genome shotgun sequence harbors:
- the LOC131259785 gene encoding frataxin homolog, mitochondrial-like, encoding MRFLRTGGRGGKRKFPYTLSVSYEDDVDAVVLNPVMLILVCHYGLLSVRRWSSSGINPDATSLIDSVTYETVCSDTLESLCDYFEEVIEETAVLKHADVTYGDGVFTVNFGPPHGTYVINRQSPNRQIWLSSPTSGPKRYDFVPNKRTINEGYWLYRHDGVTLHQLLQQEISVIAGRKLDFLALPHSQPPKAA